The following coding sequences lie in one Haloterrigena sp. KLK7 genomic window:
- a CDS encoding HalOD1 output domain-containing protein: MTDSDGPDTPYEYESEQPPSLAVVTALADLEDKKPTELDYTLYNYIQPQALDTLTQSRTVEITFPIEQYLIHIMESGTIRITS, encoded by the coding sequence ATGACCGACAGTGACGGCCCTGACACACCGTACGAATACGAGTCAGAACAGCCACCAAGCCTCGCCGTTGTCACCGCACTCGCCGACCTCGAAGATAAGAAGCCTACAGAACTGGATTACACGCTCTACAACTACATCCAGCCCCAGGCACTTGATACACTCACCCAATCACGAACCGTCGAAATCACGTTCCCCATCGAGCAATATTTGATCCATATCATGGAGTCCGGCACCATCCGGATCACCAGCTGA
- a CDS encoding amphi-Trp domain-containing protein: MPEEVLFKSESDQNREDIASYLRSVADKLEQGDAVTLKSGSESVTMEPPSRPTFEVKAEREGPTDGPGELSIEFELEWDENGNEGDGGNGQLEIE; the protein is encoded by the coding sequence ATGCCTGAAGAAGTCCTATTCAAATCAGAGAGTGACCAGAACCGAGAAGACATTGCCTCGTATCTCCGCAGTGTCGCTGATAAGCTCGAACAAGGGGATGCAGTCACACTCAAATCCGGTTCCGAGTCCGTGACAATGGAACCGCCATCACGCCCGACATTTGAGGTTAAAGCCGAACGCGAGGGGCCAACGGACGGCCCCGGTGAATTGAGTATCGAGTTCGAACTCGAATGGGACGAGAACGGCAATGAGGGAGACGGCGGGAACGGTCAGTTAGAAATCGAGTGA
- a CDS encoding PAS domain S-box protein, producing MASDRVTDSKTLSAVTSTGSVHEPVTASEIADILGCSRRAAYNNLEDLHDRGAVHTKKVGARARVWWRPADSSNEHPTSISVEEKYRTLFDSINQGFCIIEMLFDDAGNPIDYRFLETNPAFEEQTGLRDAEGERMHDLEPDHEQYWFDRYGEVVQTGESVEFEAEAEALDRWYDVYAFPFGDHESQQVAVLFDDITERKQAEAKLQKSKERFRTLVTASSDVVYRMSPDWSEMHELEGKEFLADTDEPISDWLDKYIHPDEQPRVTEAINEAIQTKSTFELEHRVEQDDGSTGWTFSRAVPILDEDGEIEEWIGMASDITERKQHERELERSEQRYRTIAEHVPNGLVTLFDHDLKYTLAAGRGFNQIPVEPDDLEGTKFHEVWPDEAAAELRPVFQAALAGEEHSIELEYAGHEWILHAVPITDEHGEVFAGMTMAQDITEQKERERYLRDAKSQLEAATEAGAVGTWEWDVRTDEMIVGPSFARTFGVDPDAAQQGVSLDRFIEAIHEDDRDRVVTEIDAAVETCGEYESEYRVWNADGELRWVVARGRVECDDDGEPLTFPGALTDITERKRAELERRRNEEQLQTLFETLPVGVVVADADGSLIRTNDTTKEIWGGDVLDTDSVAEYEQYSVRWADSGESVAAEEMTMSRVLDGEEVREPDIFEIEVDDGECRIVRIEGMPVRSTDGDVTRGVITITDITDRREYQRKLAESERRYRTLIENFPEGAVGLFDEDLEYTAVGGQLLDEIGVEPDERVGNSIMDIHPSDRVDEIKPSFHAALEGESNEFDLELYDRHLYAHTLPVRNGDDEIFAGMIVVQDVTERREYQRKLEESNERLEQFAYAASHDLQEPLRMVTSYLQLLEQRYGDTFDEDGEEFLAYAVDGAERMREMIDALLEYSRIETRGDPFEPVDLNEILEEVLTDLQVQIAESDAEVTVEELPHLEGDASQLRQVFQNLLDNAITYSGDEPPLIHVEADRCGDEWMISVEDNGIGIKPDEQDRVFTVFDRLHSREEYDGTGIGLALCQRIIERHGGEIWVESEPGEGATFSFTLPAGSEHDL from the coding sequence ATGGCTTCTGACCGGGTAACGGACTCCAAGACTCTCAGTGCAGTCACCAGCACAGGGTCAGTCCACGAACCCGTCACAGCGAGCGAAATCGCCGACATACTCGGCTGTTCTCGGCGCGCCGCCTACAACAATCTCGAGGACCTTCACGACCGTGGTGCGGTACACACGAAGAAAGTCGGTGCCCGGGCACGTGTCTGGTGGCGTCCTGCTGACTCCTCGAACGAGCACCCCACATCCATCAGCGTTGAAGAGAAGTACCGAACGTTGTTCGACTCCATCAACCAGGGGTTTTGCATCATCGAGATGCTGTTCGATGATGCGGGCAATCCCATTGATTATCGCTTTCTGGAGACAAATCCAGCGTTCGAGGAACAGACCGGACTGAGAGATGCAGAGGGCGAACGAATGCACGACTTGGAGCCTGACCACGAGCAATACTGGTTCGACCGCTACGGTGAAGTCGTCCAGACAGGTGAGTCAGTAGAATTCGAAGCAGAGGCAGAAGCATTAGACCGCTGGTACGACGTGTACGCATTTCCGTTTGGAGACCACGAGAGCCAGCAAGTCGCGGTCCTTTTCGACGATATCACCGAGCGCAAGCAGGCCGAGGCGAAACTTCAGAAGAGCAAAGAACGATTCCGTACGCTGGTCACTGCCAGCTCGGACGTGGTGTATCGCATGAGCCCCGATTGGAGCGAGATGCACGAACTCGAGGGCAAAGAGTTCCTCGCTGATACAGACGAACCGATCAGCGACTGGCTCGATAAATACATTCATCCCGACGAACAGCCGCGAGTCACGGAAGCCATCAACGAAGCGATCCAGACGAAGAGCACGTTCGAGTTAGAACACCGGGTGGAACAGGACGACGGAAGCACGGGCTGGACGTTCTCACGTGCGGTCCCGATACTGGATGAGGACGGTGAGATCGAGGAATGGATCGGCATGGCGAGCGATATTACCGAGCGGAAACAGCACGAGCGGGAACTCGAACGGTCCGAGCAACGCTACCGGACGATCGCCGAGCACGTTCCGAACGGGCTCGTCACGCTGTTCGATCACGACCTCAAGTACACGCTGGCTGCGGGTCGGGGCTTCAACCAGATTCCCGTCGAGCCCGACGATCTTGAGGGGACGAAGTTCCATGAAGTCTGGCCTGACGAGGCCGCCGCCGAACTCCGGCCGGTGTTTCAGGCTGCCCTCGCGGGTGAAGAACACTCGATCGAACTCGAGTACGCCGGCCACGAATGGATCCTCCACGCGGTCCCGATCACCGACGAGCACGGCGAGGTCTTTGCCGGGATGACAATGGCCCAAGACATCACCGAGCAGAAGGAGCGCGAACGGTACCTCCGGGACGCCAAATCCCAGCTCGAAGCGGCGACGGAGGCAGGTGCGGTCGGGACGTGGGAGTGGGACGTCCGGACCGACGAGATGATTGTCGGCCCGTCGTTCGCCCGGACGTTCGGCGTCGATCCGGATGCGGCGCAGCAGGGCGTCTCGCTCGACCGGTTCATCGAGGCCATCCACGAGGACGACCGCGACCGGGTGGTCACCGAGATCGACGCGGCCGTCGAGACCTGCGGCGAGTACGAATCGGAGTACCGCGTGTGGAACGCCGACGGCGAACTGCGCTGGGTCGTCGCCCGCGGCCGCGTCGAGTGTGACGATGACGGCGAGCCGCTGACGTTCCCCGGCGCGCTGACCGACATCACCGAGCGCAAGCGCGCCGAACTCGAGCGCCGGCGCAACGAGGAACAACTCCAGACACTGTTCGAAACTCTCCCGGTCGGCGTCGTCGTCGCCGACGCAGACGGGTCGCTGATCAGAACCAACGACACGACCAAGGAGATTTGGGGTGGCGACGTATTAGACACCGACTCGGTCGCGGAGTACGAACAGTACTCGGTCCGATGGGCGGACTCGGGCGAGTCGGTGGCAGCCGAGGAGATGACGATGAGCCGTGTCCTCGACGGGGAAGAGGTTCGGGAGCCGGACATCTTCGAGATCGAGGTCGACGATGGCGAATGCCGAATCGTCCGCATCGAGGGAATGCCGGTTCGGAGCACCGACGGCGACGTAACTCGGGGCGTCATCACGATTACGGACATCACCGACCGCCGCGAGTACCAGCGCAAACTCGCCGAAAGCGAGCGCCGATACCGGACGCTCATCGAAAACTTCCCAGAGGGCGCGGTTGGTCTCTTTGACGAGGACCTCGAGTACACGGCCGTCGGCGGACAACTACTCGATGAAATCGGGGTTGAGCCGGACGAGCGCGTCGGAAACAGCATCATGGACATCCATCCGAGCGATCGGGTGGACGAAATCAAGCCGTCCTTCCACGCGGCGCTTGAGGGTGAGTCGAACGAGTTCGACCTCGAACTGTACGACCGGCACCTCTACGCCCATACGTTGCCGGTCAGAAACGGCGACGATGAGATCTTCGCCGGCATGATCGTCGTTCAAGACGTCACCGAGCGCCGCGAGTATCAGCGGAAACTCGAGGAGTCCAACGAGCGACTCGAACAGTTCGCCTACGCGGCCTCCCACGACCTGCAAGAACCCCTGCGGATGGTCACCAGTTACCTGCAGCTGCTCGAGCAGCGCTACGGCGACACCTTCGACGAGGATGGCGAGGAGTTCCTCGCGTACGCCGTCGACGGCGCCGAGCGCATGCGCGAGATGATCGACGCCCTCCTTGAGTACTCGCGGATCGAGACGCGGGGTGATCCGTTCGAGCCCGTCGACCTGAACGAGATTCTCGAGGAGGTACTCACAGATCTCCAAGTCCAGATTGCGGAGAGCGACGCCGAAGTGACGGTCGAAGAGCTTCCCCATCTCGAGGGCGACGCCAGCCAGCTTCGGCAGGTGTTCCAGAATTTACTCGACAATGCGATCACGTACAGCGGGGACGAGCCGCCGCTGATCCATGTCGAAGCAGATCGATGCGGCGACGAGTGGATGATCTCGGTCGAAGACAACGGTATCGGTATCAAGCCCGACGAGCAGGACCGGGTATTCACGGTCTTCGATCGGCTGCATAGTCGCGAGGAGTACGACGGGACAGGCATCGGTCTCGCGCTCTGTCAGCGGATTATCGAACGCCACGGCGGCGAGATCTGGGTCGAGTCCGAACCCGGCGAAGGAGCGACATTCTCATTCACGCTTCCAGCCGGAAGTGAACACGATCTATGA
- a CDS encoding winged helix-turn-helix domain-containing protein: MLLTAENRLSQRDLADRVGVSARTIRNYRNRLEALDLVRVDESGYRLALSFRTATERREPVVPTSLEESQTLRDAADALLDILLPADRYGNPDDPIGSVLFWPLDPGRLLDHPRVGLWLQLAAALTATGSPGKNRAVQMGPSLEQQALSQTTP; the protein is encoded by the coding sequence ATGCTTCTCACAGCCGAAAACCGCCTGTCACAGCGGGACCTCGCCGACCGAGTGGGCGTCTCAGCACGGACCATCCGGAACTATCGCAACCGGCTCGAGGCACTCGATCTCGTTCGTGTCGACGAGAGCGGGTATCGACTAGCGTTGTCGTTCCGAACGGCCACCGAACGTCGCGAGCCCGTTGTTCCGACCAGCCTCGAGGAGAGCCAGACGCTACGTGACGCAGCTGACGCACTCCTCGACATACTTCTTCCAGCAGATCGGTACGGCAACCCCGACGATCCGATAGGGAGTGTACTGTTTTGGCCGCTAGACCCGGGACGGTTACTCGATCATCCCAGAGTAGGTCTGTGGCTACAGCTGGCAGCTGCGCTCACAGCGACAGGATCTCCCGGGAAGAACCGGGCGGTGCAGATGGGCCCATCGCTCGAGCAGCAAGCGCTGTCTCAGACAACTCCGTAG
- a CDS encoding CoA transferase → MNQQALDGVDVIDLGQIYNGAYSSLMLSYLGADVTKVEPPFGEPLRSRVDEGEPPELVMLNSTKDGITLNLKDERGKELFKDLVRDADVLVENFAPGTMEEFGLGYETLSEINSELIYAHGSGFGEDGPKSDRLAMDLIVQAESGVMDTTGNPEDPPTKTGIAPGDFLGGIHLAAGVMAALYQREQTGEGQFVEASMQDAVYPSLMSQLANYYADADVPSRTGNRHSSLAKAPYNAYEADDGYVAILCTSDDHWQTLCKAISREDLRDDDRFATNVDRVEHMETIDAAIEEWTRERTREEIVSTLSAAGVPCGSVQSVEEVIHDPHLEEREMVVEVDHPTEGPIRVPGTPIRLSGSEMPDIEPAPRKGEDNREIYRDRLGLSEDEIEKLQSDGVI, encoded by the coding sequence ATGAATCAACAGGCATTAGACGGCGTCGACGTTATCGATCTTGGACAGATCTACAACGGCGCGTACAGTTCGTTGATGCTCTCGTATCTGGGAGCCGACGTAACGAAGGTCGAACCGCCGTTCGGAGAACCCCTCCGCTCTCGCGTCGACGAGGGCGAACCGCCCGAGCTCGTGATGCTCAACTCCACGAAAGACGGGATCACACTCAACCTCAAAGACGAGCGGGGGAAGGAACTATTCAAAGACCTCGTTCGGGACGCGGACGTCCTTGTCGAGAACTTCGCACCGGGAACGATGGAGGAGTTCGGCCTCGGATACGAGACCCTCTCGGAGATCAATTCCGAACTGATCTACGCTCACGGAAGCGGCTTTGGCGAGGACGGCCCCAAGAGCGACCGGCTGGCGATGGACCTCATCGTTCAGGCCGAAAGCGGCGTCATGGATACGACCGGCAATCCAGAAGACCCGCCGACCAAGACTGGTATCGCACCCGGCGACTTCCTCGGTGGGATTCACCTCGCGGCCGGCGTTATGGCGGCGCTCTATCAGCGCGAACAAACCGGCGAGGGCCAGTTCGTCGAGGCAAGCATGCAGGACGCGGTGTACCCCTCCCTAATGTCCCAGCTGGCGAACTACTACGCCGACGCTGACGTGCCTTCTCGAACGGGCAACCGTCACAGCAGCCTCGCAAAAGCACCCTACAACGCCTACGAGGCCGACGACGGCTACGTGGCGATCCTCTGTACGTCCGACGACCACTGGCAAACCCTGTGCAAAGCAATCAGTCGCGAGGACCTGCGAGATGACGACCGGTTTGCGACCAACGTCGATCGCGTCGAACACATGGAAACGATCGATGCGGCCATCGAGGAGTGGACTCGAGAGCGCACTCGCGAGGAGATCGTATCGACCCTTTCGGCGGCTGGGGTCCCCTGCGGGTCGGTCCAGAGCGTCGAGGAGGTGATTCACGATCCCCACCTCGAGGAGCGAGAAATGGTCGTCGAGGTCGACCACCCTACCGAAGGGCCGATCCGCGTTCCCGGGACTCCGATTCGCCTCTCGGGATCGGAAATGCCCGATATCGAGCCCGCTCCACGAAAGGGTGAGGACAACCGTGAGATTTACCGCGATCGCCTAGGTCTCTCGGAGGACGAGATCGAAAAACTCCAAAGCGACGGCGTGATCTAA
- the sauS gene encoding acylating sulfoacetaldehyde dehydrogenase produces the protein MTTNPSQVESASETADGVDACLDRARAAMDEIADYDQERVDELVQAVAWAIYEDERAREISEVAVRDTGFGNVEDKITKKRRKTAGTLDDLLGEPSVGVIDRDEEAGLTEIAKPVGVVGAVVPSTNPGTTPANLAMMAVKGRNAIVVSPSPAGLSTCELVVEYVRDELESVGAPRDLVQMLPAPVEKEKTYALMDRCDLLQVTGSENNVRRGERSGTPNYCVGEGNVVSVVDATADLEAAAERIAKSKTFDYATSCSSDNAAVIVGSVYDDAVAALEAQGGYLCDEDERERLEETMFPDGHGSLSSAVTAQPPAEIAAAADLPPEAHEADFFMVEGQGIGAEYPLSGEKLSVVLTLYDVADFDDALETTSEILDFEGSGHSCGLHTTDDDHRERIGHEIDVARLLINQPQCYGNGGSFDNGLNFTLSMGAGTWGGNQTDENINYTHFLNTTTVAETVEPDEPTEDELFGSYHEKYGR, from the coding sequence ATGACAACGAACCCTTCACAGGTCGAATCGGCATCCGAGACGGCGGACGGCGTCGACGCCTGTCTCGACCGCGCTCGAGCGGCGATGGACGAGATCGCGGACTACGATCAAGAGCGGGTCGACGAACTCGTCCAGGCGGTCGCTTGGGCGATCTACGAGGACGAACGGGCCCGAGAGATATCAGAGGTAGCAGTCAGAGACACCGGCTTCGGCAACGTCGAGGACAAAATAACGAAAAAGCGCCGAAAGACCGCGGGTACGCTGGACGATCTGCTCGGGGAGCCGTCGGTCGGCGTGATCGATCGGGACGAGGAGGCGGGACTCACCGAAATCGCGAAACCCGTCGGCGTCGTCGGTGCGGTCGTCCCCTCCACCAATCCGGGGACGACGCCCGCGAACCTCGCGATGATGGCGGTGAAAGGTCGCAACGCGATCGTCGTCTCGCCGTCGCCGGCCGGTCTCTCGACGTGCGAACTGGTCGTCGAATACGTCCGCGACGAACTCGAGTCGGTCGGCGCGCCGCGGGACCTCGTCCAGATGCTGCCGGCGCCCGTCGAAAAGGAGAAAACGTACGCGCTGATGGACCGCTGTGACCTGCTGCAAGTGACCGGCTCCGAGAACAACGTCCGACGCGGCGAGCGCTCGGGGACGCCCAACTACTGCGTGGGCGAAGGGAACGTCGTCTCGGTCGTCGACGCGACGGCCGATCTCGAGGCGGCTGCCGAACGCATCGCGAAGAGCAAGACGTTCGACTACGCGACCAGTTGCTCAAGCGATAACGCCGCAGTGATCGTCGGGTCGGTCTACGACGACGCCGTCGCCGCCCTCGAAGCCCAGGGTGGGTATCTCTGCGATGAGGACGAACGCGAGCGCCTCGAGGAAACGATGTTCCCAGATGGTCACGGGTCGCTCTCCTCGGCGGTCACCGCGCAACCGCCGGCGGAGATCGCGGCGGCCGCCGACCTCCCGCCCGAGGCTCACGAGGCCGACTTCTTCATGGTCGAAGGGCAGGGAATCGGTGCGGAGTACCCGCTCTCGGGCGAGAAGCTCTCGGTCGTGCTCACCCTCTACGACGTCGCCGACTTCGACGATGCCTTGGAGACGACAAGCGAGATCCTCGACTTCGAGGGCAGCGGCCACTCCTGTGGATTACATACGACCGACGACGACCACCGGGAACGCATCGGCCACGAGATCGACGTCGCCCGGCTGTTGATCAACCAGCCCCAGTGTTACGGCAACGGCGGAAGCTTCGATAACGGGTTGAACTTCACACTCTCGATGGGAGCCGGCACGTGGGGCGGTAACCAAACCGACGAGAACATCAATTACACCCACTTCCTCAACACGACGACGGTCGCCGAAACCGTCGAACCCGACGAACCGACCGAGGACGAACTATTCGGTTCGTATCACGAGAAGTACGGCCGCTAA